The following proteins come from a genomic window of Chaetodon auriga isolate fChaAug3 chromosome 16, fChaAug3.hap1, whole genome shotgun sequence:
- the nme3 gene encoding nucleoside diphosphate kinase 3 isoform X1, with the protein MICLFLSIFAHIFQSGWTGVNERTFIAVKPDGVQRRLVGEIVGRFEKRGFKLVALKLMQASEDLLREHYFDLRSKPFFRGLISHMSSGPIVAMVWEGLDVVKTARKMMGETNPADSLPGTIRGDYCVDVGRNVIHGSDSVESAQKEISLWFRQSELQCWEGSSSHWIYN; encoded by the exons ATgatctgcctgtttctgtccatATTTGCTCACATCTTTCAGTCAG GTTGGACTGGTGTGAATGAGCGCACCTTCATTGCTGTGAAACCAGATGGAGTGCAGCGGAGGCTGGTGGGGGAAATTGTGGGTCGCTTTGAGAAGAGAGGGTTCAAACTAGTGGCCCTCAAACTTATGCAG GCATCTGAGGATCTTCTCAGGGAACACTACTTTGACCTGAGGAGTAAGCCTTTCTTCAGAGGACTGATCAGCCACATGAGCTCTGGACCAATCGTAGCAATG GTGTGGGAGGGGTTGGACGTGGTCAAGACTGCACGAAAGATGATGGGTGAGACGAACCCTGCAGACTCCCTGCCTGGAACCATCCGAGGAGATTACTGTGTGGATGTGGGCAG GAATGTGATCCATGGCAGCGACTCGGTGGAGAGCGCCCAGAAGGAAATCTCACTGTGGTTTCGTCAGAGCGAGCTTCAGTGCTgggagggcagcagcagccactggaTCTACAACTGA
- the nme3 gene encoding nucleoside diphosphate kinase 3 isoform X2 produces the protein MGPKKRSQRDLPKLENLVVKQARIEKSGWTGVNERTFIAVKPDGVQRRLVGEIVGRFEKRGFKLVALKLMQASEDLLREHYFDLRSKPFFRGLISHMSSGPIVAMVWEGLDVVKTARKMMGETNPADSLPGTIRGDYCVDVGRNVIHGSDSVESAQKEISLWFRQSELQCWEGSSSHWIYN, from the exons ATGGGGCCGAAAAAAAGGTCACAGCGAGATCTGCCTAAACTTGAGAATTTGGTGGTGAAACAAGCACGGATTGAAAAATCTG GTTGGACTGGTGTGAATGAGCGCACCTTCATTGCTGTGAAACCAGATGGAGTGCAGCGGAGGCTGGTGGGGGAAATTGTGGGTCGCTTTGAGAAGAGAGGGTTCAAACTAGTGGCCCTCAAACTTATGCAG GCATCTGAGGATCTTCTCAGGGAACACTACTTTGACCTGAGGAGTAAGCCTTTCTTCAGAGGACTGATCAGCCACATGAGCTCTGGACCAATCGTAGCAATG GTGTGGGAGGGGTTGGACGTGGTCAAGACTGCACGAAAGATGATGGGTGAGACGAACCCTGCAGACTCCCTGCCTGGAACCATCCGAGGAGATTACTGTGTGGATGTGGGCAG GAATGTGATCCATGGCAGCGACTCGGTGGAGAGCGCCCAGAAGGAAATCTCACTGTGGTTTCGTCAGAGCGAGCTTCAGTGCTgggagggcagcagcagccactggaTCTACAACTGA
- the mrps34 gene encoding small ribosomal subunit protein mS34 encodes MVKKKPLRLIAEMARKIRAYREQKSRPRESQKYALDYETMKRPNTGKMLPVLAWQDVRRESRLFSLLAGMRMFGVGRLFTRKSWLEDHTEPSYWQITKVKVDYTSENMDHGKVWGILTSKGKQSEVKEVDKVMYHDWRLIPKHMEEQFKSFKPLPEPPVRYVAYPPLLRAMLLAQHKKTYGRVQTKEPALPLKRDIMFNKDYFRMQEQERKRTEGTAV; translated from the exons ATGGTCAAGAAGAAACCACTTCGCCTCATCGCAGAAATGGCTCGGAAGATCCGTGCGTACCGTGAGCAGAAGTCCCGGCCACGAGAGTCCCAGAAGTACGCATTGGACTATGAGACGATGAAGCGACCGAACACAGGGAAGATGCTGCCTGTGCTGGCCTGGCAGGATGTCCGCAGGGAGAGTCGCCTCTTCTCCCTGCTGGCAGGCATGAGGATGTTCGGAGTAGGTCGCCTCTTCACCCGCAAGTCCTGGCTGGAGGACCACACAGAGCCCAGCTACTGGCAGATCACCAAAGTCAAGGTGGACTACACATCTGAG aATATGGATCATGGCAAAGTATGGGGGATCCTCACCTCCAAAG GAAAACAAAGTGAGGTTAAGGAGGTGGACAAGGTCATGTACCACGACTGGCGCCTGATTCCCAAACACATGGAGGAGCAGTTCAAGAGCTTTAAGCCGCTCCCTGAGCCACCTGTGCGCTACGTCGCGTACCCTCCCCTGCTCCGCGCCATGTTGCTGGCCCAGCACAAGAAAACATATGGCAGGGTACAGACCAAGGAGCCGGCCTTGCCGTTAAAGAGGGACATCATGTTCAACAAAGACTATTTCCGTATGCAggaacaggagaggaagaggacagaggggacagcGGTGTGA
- the spsb3a gene encoding SPRY domain-containing SOCS box protein 3a produces the protein MSRRSRNSRAWRYVWGGIRRDADARALVLASESEEWSYDRLEYSDSDSEADFSAVMVPPVPSAVPVTGESYCGCDSQAETNYNPRLRGFHQVKDCHCGEDDQEFDWVWDANSRSTATLLSCDNRKVNFHSEYSCGTAAIRGSKELAEGQHFWEIKMTSPVYGTDMMVGIGTSEVNLDKYRHTFCSLLGKDTDSWGLSYTGLLHHKGDKMNFSSRFGQGSIIGVHLDTWHGTLTFFKNRKCIGVAATELQNKRFYPMACSTAAKSSMKVIRSCSAPTSLLYLCCARLRQLLPDCIDTLDVLPLPPGLRQLLHNKLGWVLSLNNGTTEETPDGPERPSRLPVPPLAGPSSSESDSEGCTSDPEACQRKRCRWT, from the exons ATGTCTAGGCGAAGCAGGAACAGTCGTGCATGGCGATACGTTTGGGGTGGGATACGGCGGGATGCTGATGCCCGGGCACTTGTGTTGGCCTCTGAAAGTGAAGAATGGAGCTATGATCGCCTAGAG TACAGTGACTCAGACTCTGAGGCGGACTTTTCAGCAGTGATGGTGCCTCCAGTCCCCAGTGCAGTGCCAGTCACTGGAGAGTCCTACTGCGGCTGTGATTCCCAGGCTGAGACCAACTACAACCCTCGTCTGCGTGGCTTTCACCAAGTGAAAGACTGTCACTGTGGAGAGGATGACCAAG AATTTGACTGGGTCTGGGATGCCAACAGCCGGTCAACAGCAACATTACTGAGCTGCGACAATCGCAAAGTGAACTTCCATTCTGAGTACAGCTGTGGTACTGCAGCAATCCGTGGCTCCAAGGAGCTGGCTGAAGGGCAGCACTTTTGGGAAATCAAGATGACGTCCCCAGTTTATGGAACAGACATG ATGGTTGGCATTGGTACTTCTGAGGTCAATCTagacaaatacagacacacgtTCTGCAGCCTGCTGGGAAAAGATACAGACAGCTGGGGGCTTTCTTACACTG GCTTGTTGCATCATAAAGGAGACAAGATGAACTTCTCCTCCCGTTTCGGACAGGGGTCCATCATTGGAGTCCATCTGGACACGTGGCACGGCACACTCACTTTCTTCAAGAATCGCAAGTGTATAG GTGTTGCTGCCACAGAGCTACAGAATAAGAGGTTTTATCCAATGGCGTGCTCCACTGCAGCGAAGAGCAGCATGAAGGTGATCAGGTCCTGCTCTGCGCCCACCTCCCTGCTCTACCTTTGCTGTGCTCGCCTTCGCCAGCTGCTGCCGGACTGTATAGACACGCTGGACGTGCTGCCACTGCCACCAGGCCTTCGTCAGCTGCTCCACAACAAACTGGGTTGGGTTCTCAGTCTCAATAATGGCACCACAGAAGAAACCCCAGATGGACCTGAGCGCCCCTCACGCTTGCCTGTCCCCCCCTTGGCTGGACCGTCCTCCTCTGAGAGTGACTCAGAGGGATGCACATCTGACCCTGAAGCCTGTCAGAGGAAGAGATGCCGCTGGACATGA
- the atp6v0ca gene encoding ATPase H+ transporting V0 subunit ca, with protein sequence MSSEESPEYSPFFAVMGASAAMVFSALGAAYGTAKSGTGIAAMSVMRPELIMKSIIPVVMAGIIAIYGLVVAVLIANNISERVTLYKSFLHLGAGLSVGLSGLAAGFAIGIVGDAGVRGTAQQPRLFVGMILILIFAEVLGLYGLIVALILSTK encoded by the exons ATGTCTTCTGAGGAGAGCCCCGAGTACTCGCCTTTCTTCGCTGTGATGGGAGCCTCTGCGGCCATGGTCTTCAGCG cATTAGGAGCAGCGTATGGGACAGCGAAGAGCGGCACAGGCATCGCTGCCATGTCTGTGATGCGGCCAGAGCTCATCATGAAGTCCATCATCCCTGTGGTCATGGCTGGTATCATTGCCATCTACGGGCTGGTGGTGGCTGTACTGATAGCAAACAACATCTCTGAGAGAGTCACCCTTTACAA GAGCTTCCTGCATCTCGGTGCTGGTCTGAGCGTGGGCCTGAGTGGTCTGGCGGCCGGGTTCGCCATTGGCATCGTGGGAGATGCCGGTGTGAGAGGCACCGCCCAGCAGCCCCGGCTTTTCGTGGGCATGATCCTGATCTTGATCTTCGCCGAGGTGCTGGGGCTTTATGGCCTCATCGTGGCCCTCATCCTATCTACAAAATAA
- the ypel3 gene encoding protein yippee-like 3, whose amino-acid sequence MVKLTKAKTFQAYLDSCHRRYSCVHCRAHLANHDDLISKSFQGSQGRAYLFNSVVNVGCGPAEERLLLTGLHAVADIYCENCHTTLGWKYEQAFELSQKYKEGKFIIELSHMIKDNGWD is encoded by the exons ATGGTGAAGCTGACAAAGGCCAAGACTTTCCAGGCTTACCTGGACTCCTGCCACCGTCGCTACAGCTGTGTGCACTGCCGCGCCCACCTGGCCAACCATGACGATCTTATCTCCAAG TCTTTCCAAGGAAGTCAGGGCCGAGCCTACCTCTTCAACTCTGT GGTGAACGTCGGCTGTGGCcctgcagaggagaggctgctgctCACAGGACTTCACGCAGTAGCCGACATCTACTGTGAAAACTGTCACACCACACTGGGCTGGAAATAT GAACAAGCCTTTGAGCTGAGTCAGAAGTATAAGGAGGGGAAGTTTATCATCGAGCTGTCCCACATGATAAAGGACAACGGCTGGGACTGA